A genomic stretch from Falsibacillus albus includes:
- a CDS encoding EAL and HDOD domain-containing protein, with translation MEVFVARQPIFNENEETLAYELLYRSNHLNEFPKIDGDQATADVIINSFLNIGIDSLSNGKPCFINFTENLLMLKVPTYFRPREIVVEILESVIPSKELILICQELKSLGYKIALDDFMIDHQQPEPHQLELMKLADIIKVDFLNTSKEKRGNIEVLAKLFGIDLLAEKVETRDEFQEAKSKGYVLFQGYFFSKPIIVSSHDVPTYFQSYYSVIQNLSLNEPSIDIITRLIEQDLSLSYKLLRLINSPAYRPRRKISSIRQAIVLLGLIEIQKWIYVLAVRERTLNKSNLSDEVIKTCLTRAKMCELIATEHLKDRNSPSFFLVGMLSLVDTILSLPMEKIVEELPLLDEIVEALKGEENQLSLTLDLVISLERAEWDAMYHLSRKMNLLPKQLFDYYTFACTWAEQLLKEDQVSFHGAHC, from the coding sequence ATGGAGGTATTTGTTGCGAGGCAGCCGATATTTAATGAAAATGAAGAGACGCTTGCCTATGAGCTTCTTTACCGAAGTAATCATCTGAATGAATTCCCTAAAATTGATGGAGATCAAGCCACAGCGGATGTCATTATTAACAGTTTTCTAAATATTGGAATAGATAGTCTTTCAAATGGGAAACCATGTTTCATTAATTTCACGGAAAATTTGTTGATGTTGAAGGTCCCTACATATTTTCGACCGAGGGAAATTGTCGTTGAGATCCTCGAAAGTGTGATCCCTTCAAAGGAATTGATCCTTATTTGCCAAGAACTTAAATCCCTGGGCTACAAAATTGCCCTTGATGATTTTATGATCGATCATCAGCAGCCAGAACCACATCAATTGGAATTAATGAAATTGGCAGATATTATCAAAGTGGATTTCTTGAATACATCAAAAGAAAAACGGGGAAATATCGAGGTGCTGGCGAAATTGTTCGGCATCGACCTTCTTGCTGAAAAGGTTGAAACAAGAGATGAATTCCAAGAAGCCAAATCAAAAGGATACGTTCTTTTCCAAGGGTATTTCTTCAGTAAGCCGATCATTGTCTCCTCACATGATGTCCCGACTTATTTTCAATCTTATTACAGTGTCATCCAGAATTTATCATTGAATGAACCAAGTATTGATATCATAACACGACTCATTGAACAGGATCTTTCGCTGTCGTATAAACTGCTTCGATTAATCAACTCACCGGCATACAGGCCAAGAAGGAAGATTTCGTCCATCAGACAGGCGATTGTCCTCCTGGGACTGATCGAAATTCAGAAATGGATTTATGTTTTGGCTGTAAGGGAGAGGACATTGAATAAATCAAACCTTTCGGATGAAGTCATTAAAACCTGTCTGACGAGAGCAAAGATGTGTGAACTTATTGCGACTGAACATTTGAAGGATCGAAATTCGCCTTCTTTTTTCCTGGTTGGCATGCTGTCATTGGTCGATACAATTTTATCATTGCCGATGGAGAAAATAGTAGAAGAACTGCCGTTGTTGGATGAAATCGTAGAGGCTTTGAAAGGGGAGGAAAACCAGCTTAGTTTGACGCTCGATCTTGTCATTTCCTTAGAGAGGGCAGAATGGGATGCGATGTATCATTTGTCCCGAAAAATGAACCTCCTTCCAAAGCAATTGTTTGACTATTATACTTTTGCATGCACATGGGCGGAACAACTGTTGAAGGAAGATCAGGTGAGTTTTCATGGAGCGCATTGTTGA
- the ribH gene encoding 6,7-dimethyl-8-ribityllumazine synthase, producing the protein MNNIFEGNLVGTGLKVGIVVSRFNEFITGKLLSGAEDALRRHGVEERMIDVAWVPGAFEIPLTAKKLADTKKYDAVITLGTVIRGATPHFDYVSNEVAKGVSSAGMNSGVPVVFGVLTTDTIEQAIERAGTKAGNKGWEAGVTAIEMANLYKTMQD; encoded by the coding sequence GTGAATAATATTTTTGAAGGAAATTTAGTTGGTACGGGATTAAAAGTTGGAATTGTGGTATCACGGTTCAATGAATTTATTACAGGGAAATTGTTAAGTGGGGCTGAAGATGCTCTAAGAAGACACGGAGTTGAAGAGCGTATGATTGATGTTGCATGGGTTCCCGGTGCTTTTGAAATTCCTTTGACAGCAAAAAAACTGGCTGATACAAAAAAATATGATGCAGTGATCACGCTTGGGACTGTCATCCGCGGGGCGACTCCCCATTTTGACTATGTCAGCAACGAAGTGGCAAAGGGAGTTTCAAGTGCAGGAATGAATAGTGGTGTACCTGTTGTATTCGGTGTTTTGACGACGGATACGATCGAGCAGGCAATTGAGCGTGCGGGGACAAAAGCCGGGAATAAAGGCTGGGAAGCTGGAGTGACAGCGATTGAAATGGCAAACTTGTATAAAACAATGCAAGATTGA
- a CDS encoding bifunctional 3,4-dihydroxy-2-butanone-4-phosphate synthase/GTP cyclohydrolase II, which translates to MFHSIEEAVQDLKNGKVIIVVDDEDRENEGDFVALSEGITPEMVNFMVTEGRGLLCVPIDEKKARELSLKPMTENNTDSHGTAFTVSVDHISTTTGISAFERAKTIRELVNEQSVPGDFKKPGHIFPLIAKDGGVLRRAGHTEAAVDLARLAGTKPSGVICEIMKENGEMARVPDLAKISQKHGIKMITIQDLIDYRRKEEKLIVREAEISLPTAFGKFKAFGYTELLTGKDHIALVKGKIAPDDPVLVRVHSECLTGDVFGSHRCDCGPQLSAALTQIEEEGKGILLYMRQEGRGIGLINKLKAYELQEKGLDTVEANHKLGFADDLRDYGIGAQILKDLGVNQIKLLTNNPRKISGLKGHGLQIIDRVPIQLPSNESNKNYLKTKHEKLGHLFEF; encoded by the coding sequence ATGTTTCATTCAATAGAAGAGGCAGTCCAGGATTTAAAGAATGGAAAGGTCATCATTGTCGTCGACGATGAAGATCGTGAAAATGAAGGAGATTTCGTAGCCTTGTCTGAGGGCATTACACCAGAAATGGTCAATTTCATGGTCACTGAGGGAAGGGGGCTGCTTTGCGTACCAATTGATGAAAAAAAGGCGAGAGAGCTTTCGCTCAAACCGATGACAGAAAATAATACGGACTCGCATGGGACGGCATTTACAGTTTCTGTAGACCATATCAGTACTACAACCGGAATCAGCGCATTTGAACGGGCTAAGACAATAAGGGAATTGGTCAATGAGCAAAGCGTTCCAGGGGATTTCAAAAAACCCGGACATATTTTCCCTTTGATAGCCAAGGATGGAGGTGTCCTGCGGAGGGCTGGACATACTGAAGCTGCAGTGGATCTTGCCCGTCTGGCAGGAACGAAGCCTTCCGGAGTGATTTGCGAAATTATGAAGGAAAATGGTGAAATGGCAAGGGTTCCAGATCTGGCGAAAATTTCACAAAAACATGGGATCAAGATGATTACCATACAGGATTTAATCGATTATCGAAGAAAAGAAGAAAAATTAATCGTAAGAGAAGCGGAAATCAGCCTTCCTACTGCGTTTGGAAAGTTTAAGGCGTTTGGCTATACAGAACTATTAACCGGAAAAGATCATATCGCACTTGTAAAAGGGAAAATCGCACCGGATGACCCCGTATTGGTGCGGGTGCATTCTGAATGTCTGACAGGCGATGTATTTGGTTCCCATCGCTGTGATTGTGGTCCTCAGCTTTCGGCTGCCTTGACCCAGATTGAGGAAGAAGGAAAAGGAATCTTGCTCTATATGCGTCAAGAAGGAAGAGGTATAGGGTTAATCAATAAATTAAAAGCATATGAACTGCAAGAAAAGGGTCTTGACACGGTGGAAGCCAATCATAAGCTCGGATTTGCAGATGACTTGCGCGACTATGGGATCGGTGCTCAGATTTTGAAAGATTTAGGTGTCAATCAGATAAAACTATTGACCAATAACCCTAGAAAAATTTCAGGGTTGAAAGGGCATGGGCTCCAAATTATTGATCGCGTTCCCATTCAACTGCCGAGCAATGAAAGTAATAAGAACTACTTAAAAACAAAGCACGAAAAACTTGGTCATTTATTTGAATTTTAA
- the ribE gene encoding riboflavin synthase: MFTGIIEEIGEVKKIEKNAHSMKLAIAANKVLEDAALGDSISVNGVCLTVTKYTSNEFEVDIMPETFYHTSLNDLQTQSKVNLERALAANGRLGGHFVSGHADCTGEIIQKRAVENAIYITIKIESNWMKYMMEKGSVAIDGTSLTVFSVGENDITISLIPHTQKETVINQKRLGQRVNIECDLLAKYMERLLTATEKEKGKKPITLDLLGEAGFL; the protein is encoded by the coding sequence ATGTTTACTGGAATAATTGAAGAAATTGGTGAAGTGAAAAAAATCGAAAAAAATGCACATTCCATGAAATTGGCTATTGCCGCCAATAAAGTATTGGAAGATGCAGCGCTAGGAGACAGCATATCGGTGAATGGCGTTTGCCTGACAGTTACAAAATACACATCAAACGAATTTGAAGTGGATATAATGCCTGAAACTTTCTATCATACTTCGCTGAATGACCTTCAAACTCAATCCAAAGTGAATCTTGAGAGAGCATTGGCTGCAAACGGGAGGTTAGGCGGCCACTTTGTTTCCGGTCATGCGGATTGTACAGGTGAGATCATTCAAAAGCGAGCTGTTGAAAATGCCATATATATAACGATAAAAATTGAGTCGAATTGGATGAAATATATGATGGAAAAAGGATCTGTAGCCATTGATGGCACATCCTTGACCGTTTTTTCAGTAGGGGAGAATGATATTACGATCTCGTTGATCCCACACACCCAGAAGGAAACTGTCATCAATCAAAAAAGACTCGGCCAGCGGGTGAATATCGAATGTGATTTGTTAGCAAAGTACATGGAGCGGCTTTTAACCGCAACCGAAAAGGAAAAGGGCAAAAAGCCGATCACACTTGATCTGCTTGGAGAGGCAGGCTTTTTATAA
- the ribD gene encoding bifunctional diaminohydroxyphosphoribosylaminopyrimidine deaminase/5-amino-6-(5-phosphoribosylamino)uracil reductase RibD — protein sequence MIGAERYMEIALAMAKETIGQTSPNPSVGCVIAKDGEIVGLGAHLRAGTEHAEIHALQQAGENARGAELFVTLEPCSHYGKTPPCVNAILEHGIRKVYIAVLDPNPLVAGRGAAILEEAGVDVDVGILEEEALELNKMFFHYIKTNRPYVTLKSALTLDGKMATSTGDSKWITSQEARLDVHQYRHRHDAILIGSNTALKDNPHLTTRLPHGGRNPIRIVLDSSLKIRLDANILHDHAAKTIFICSEDAPLEKEKELVEMGMMVKRLKEPASQLSEVLDWLGEQNITSLFVEGGSAIHTSFIEEGLFQEIVLYVAPKLLGGKGAIPFIGGESPELMAHSKPLEFASVELIGKDIKIVAKPC from the coding sequence ATGATTGGAGCAGAAAGATATATGGAAATCGCACTTGCCATGGCCAAGGAAACGATAGGCCAGACAAGCCCGAACCCTTCGGTAGGTTGTGTCATTGCAAAGGATGGTGAAATCGTCGGGTTGGGTGCACATCTCAGGGCAGGCACTGAACATGCTGAAATCCATGCGTTGCAGCAAGCAGGAGAAAATGCCAGAGGAGCAGAGTTATTCGTTACATTGGAGCCTTGCTCACACTATGGTAAAACGCCTCCATGTGTCAATGCTATCTTAGAGCACGGTATCAGGAAAGTGTATATTGCCGTCCTTGATCCGAATCCGCTTGTTGCCGGAAGAGGTGCCGCGATACTGGAAGAAGCTGGCGTTGATGTAGATGTAGGAATATTGGAGGAAGAAGCACTTGAGTTGAATAAAATGTTCTTTCACTATATAAAGACAAATAGGCCTTATGTCACCTTGAAATCGGCATTGACCCTTGATGGAAAAATGGCCACTAGTACAGGGGACAGCAAATGGATTACTTCTCAAGAAGCAAGGCTGGATGTCCACCAATACCGCCATAGGCACGATGCCATTTTGATTGGCAGCAATACAGCATTAAAAGACAATCCCCATCTAACCACCAGACTGCCCCATGGTGGAAGGAATCCCATTCGTATAGTTTTAGACTCAAGCTTGAAAATAAGATTGGATGCAAATATCCTTCATGACCACGCTGCAAAAACCATTTTCATTTGTTCAGAGGACGCTCCCCTTGAAAAGGAAAAGGAGCTGGTCGAAATGGGTATGATGGTCAAACGGCTGAAGGAGCCAGCGTCACAGCTCAGTGAAGTACTTGATTGGCTTGGCGAACAAAATATCACATCCCTTTTTGTGGAAGGGGGAAGCGCCATTCATACATCATTTATCGAAGAAGGCTTGTTCCAGGAAATCGTCTTATATGTTGCCCCAAAACTGCTTGGCGGCAAAGGCGCGATTCCATTTATCGGCGGAGAAAGCCCGGAATTGATGGCGCATAGCAAGCCACTTGAATTCGCCAGCGTGGAATTAATCGGCAAAGATATCAAAATTGTAGCTAAGCCATGTTAG
- a CDS encoding 3-hydroxybutyrate dehydrogenase, producing the protein MVTDKVVMITGAASGIGFEIGEEFAKKGAKVCITDINEEGVHKAVDQLEENGHTVFGIKCDVTKEEDIERAIEETVEHYGRLNVLINNAGIQHIAPIEEFPTEKFELLLKIMLTAPFIATKHAFPVMKKQKFGRILNMASINGLIGFAGKAAYNSAKHGVIGLTKVSALEGAEHGITVNAICPGYVDTPLVRNQLNDMAKTRNVEVEKVLEEVIYPLVPQKRLLQVEEIANYALFLASDNAKSVTGQAVVIDGGYTAQ; encoded by the coding sequence GTGGTAACGGACAAAGTCGTCATGATTACAGGAGCTGCAAGTGGAATCGGATTTGAAATCGGAGAAGAATTTGCAAAGAAAGGGGCAAAAGTCTGCATTACTGATATTAATGAGGAAGGAGTTCATAAGGCTGTCGATCAATTAGAGGAGAATGGCCATACCGTGTTTGGGATAAAATGCGATGTCACTAAAGAAGAAGATATTGAACGAGCAATTGAAGAAACGGTTGAACATTACGGCCGTCTCAATGTCCTTATCAATAACGCTGGGATTCAGCATATTGCACCGATAGAAGAGTTTCCTACAGAAAAATTTGAGCTTTTGCTGAAAATCATGCTAACCGCACCTTTCATCGCAACCAAACATGCTTTTCCAGTTATGAAAAAGCAAAAATTCGGGAGGATCCTGAATATGGCTTCGATCAATGGATTAATTGGTTTTGCAGGCAAAGCCGCATACAACAGTGCAAAGCATGGCGTCATTGGTTTGACAAAAGTTTCAGCATTAGAAGGGGCAGAGCATGGCATCACTGTCAATGCCATTTGCCCTGGGTACGTAGATACCCCGCTTGTTAGAAATCAGCTAAATGACATGGCGAAAACACGTAATGTAGAAGTTGAAAAGGTTCTAGAGGAGGTCATCTATCCACTTGTTCCTCAAAAAAGACTGCTGCAAGTAGAGGAAATAGCCAATTATGCATTATTTTTGGCAAGCGACAATGCCAAGAGTGTCACCGGCCAGGCCGTTGTCATTGATGGCGGCTACACAGCCCAATAA
- a CDS encoding NCS2 family permease: protein MKNLLHKRLFDLEHHQTTVKKELMAGLVGFFTIVYIIAVNSFILAEAGIPIEGAVLATILTSFAGCMVMGFWANAPILLVPGMGINALFTYTLVQSMELSWQEALAVVFVSGIAFTIISFTPLTKMMSNAIPQSLKDSITIGLGFFLMLIGLEKGGIVIRGANSIISLGDLSSPKVLATILTFLIAIILFLRNVKGNFLWSILIGTVIAALFGILPEAHSMSFSLSAYGDVFGGMSFDKWTSFPFWVAAFSITMVLVFENIGLVHGHTKFMGHPEKFERAFQANGISALLSGLLGSSPTVSTVESSAAIAAGGKTGLTSVTTGILFLTSILFIPYIKLMPDNAVAPILMLIGGLMVENLRSLDFSDLTEAFPSIFIIAMIPFTYSIADGIAIGFILYPILKLSIGKAKEVSAPLYIIAGLFLMNFIFHFIH, encoded by the coding sequence ATGAAGAATTTACTTCATAAACGTTTATTCGATCTTGAACACCATCAAACCACTGTCAAAAAGGAATTAATGGCTGGCCTGGTAGGCTTTTTCACCATTGTTTATATCATCGCCGTCAATTCTTTTATTTTGGCAGAGGCAGGAATTCCGATTGAAGGGGCAGTCTTGGCGACCATTCTTACATCCTTCGCTGGATGCATGGTTATGGGATTTTGGGCAAATGCGCCGATTCTATTGGTGCCTGGCATGGGGATCAACGCACTGTTTACTTATACTCTTGTACAGTCAATGGAGCTTTCTTGGCAGGAAGCATTGGCGGTGGTTTTTGTATCGGGCATCGCATTTACCATTATTTCATTTACGCCATTGACCAAGATGATGAGCAACGCAATTCCCCAGTCGCTAAAAGACTCCATCACCATCGGCTTAGGATTCTTTTTAATGCTGATCGGTCTGGAAAAAGGCGGTATCGTGATTCGGGGGGCAAACTCCATCATATCACTGGGGGATCTGAGTTCCCCAAAGGTATTGGCTACGATTCTGACATTCTTGATTGCCATCATCTTGTTTTTGCGCAATGTAAAAGGGAATTTTCTGTGGAGTATTTTGATTGGAACAGTCATTGCTGCATTATTTGGCATATTGCCGGAAGCTCATTCAATGAGTTTTTCATTATCAGCTTACGGTGATGTATTTGGTGGGATGTCTTTTGACAAATGGACTTCATTTCCATTTTGGGTAGCGGCGTTTTCCATCACGATGGTACTCGTGTTTGAAAACATCGGATTGGTTCATGGGCACACGAAGTTTATGGGCCATCCTGAAAAGTTTGAAAGAGCCTTCCAAGCCAATGGAATATCGGCATTGCTGTCCGGCTTATTAGGTTCGAGTCCGACGGTATCAACAGTGGAGAGCAGCGCTGCGATTGCAGCAGGAGGAAAGACAGGTTTGACATCTGTGACGACAGGCATCCTGTTCCTTACATCCATTCTTTTCATCCCGTATATTAAGCTCATGCCTGATAATGCTGTTGCACCAATTCTTATGCTGATTGGCGGTCTGATGGTGGAAAATCTCCGTTCACTTGATTTCAGTGATTTGACGGAAGCTTTTCCATCCATATTCATCATCGCCATGATTCCCTTCACTTACAGTATCGCTGATGGGATTGCGATCGGTTTTATCCTATATCCGATCCTTAAGCTGTCGATAGGGAAGGCGAAAGAAGTATCGGCTCCCCTATATATCATTGCAGGTTTGTTCTTGATGAATTTTATATTTCATTTTATTCATTAA